In Arthrobacter citreus, a genomic segment contains:
- a CDS encoding ABC transporter ATP-binding protein, with product MQQDAKTSPDQQETLLAIRDLEVSFSGTPVLHGISLDLRRGERVAIVGQSGSGKSTTIAAVLRLLPGGGRITGGSILLEGDDLASAPESLMRGIRGRRIGLVPQDPMSNLNPAMKVGAQIADALVANGLPGVSDKSSAGVKARAVELMAEAGIPDAERRYGQYPHEFSGGMRQRVLIAISLAGDPELLIADEPTSALDVTVQRQILNHLQKLVEARGTTLLFITHDLGLAADRTDRIIVMADGRIVEEGTPRQILLDPREAYTKTLVEAAPSISAALSPEDSSAAAGPEEPGGSPVVQVQSLVKEFKLRGQRGSMVKALDDVSFSVQKGTTTAVVGESGSGKTTVARILLGLETPTSGEALVSGQSISAASGPERRKLRRMVQPVFQDPYGSLDPTYSIERLIDEPLRIFGIGDRVSRRNRVAELLDQVALPRGIAQRRPNELSGGQRQRVAIARALAPEPELLICDEAVSALDVLVQDQILSLLADLQDRLGLTYLFITHDLAVVRQIAHNVVVMKTGKVIESGTADQVFLAPQQDYTSELLSAIPGAAFAR from the coding sequence ATGCAGCAGGACGCTAAGACATCACCGGATCAGCAGGAAACGCTGCTGGCCATCCGTGACCTCGAGGTCAGCTTCTCCGGAACCCCGGTGCTGCACGGCATCAGTTTGGACCTGCGCCGCGGCGAGCGGGTAGCCATCGTGGGCCAGTCCGGGTCCGGCAAGTCCACCACCATCGCGGCCGTGCTGCGGCTGCTGCCCGGAGGCGGACGGATCACGGGCGGTTCCATCCTGCTGGAAGGGGATGACCTGGCCTCTGCCCCGGAATCGCTGATGCGCGGCATCCGCGGCCGGCGCATCGGACTGGTGCCGCAGGATCCCATGTCCAACCTGAACCCGGCCATGAAAGTGGGCGCACAAATCGCCGACGCCCTGGTGGCCAACGGGCTGCCCGGCGTCTCCGACAAGAGTTCCGCCGGCGTCAAGGCACGCGCCGTCGAGCTCATGGCCGAAGCGGGAATTCCCGACGCCGAGCGCCGCTACGGCCAGTACCCGCATGAATTTTCGGGCGGCATGCGCCAGCGCGTGCTCATCGCGATCAGCCTGGCCGGTGATCCGGAACTGCTGATTGCCGACGAGCCGACGTCGGCCCTGGACGTCACCGTCCAGCGGCAGATCCTGAACCACCTGCAAAAGCTCGTGGAGGCGCGGGGGACCACCCTGCTGTTTATTACCCACGACCTCGGACTCGCGGCGGACCGCACCGACCGCATCATCGTTATGGCGGATGGGCGGATCGTGGAGGAAGGAACTCCGCGGCAAATCCTGCTGGATCCCCGGGAGGCCTATACCAAGACCCTGGTGGAGGCGGCGCCGTCCATCTCGGCAGCCCTGTCCCCTGAGGACTCCTCCGCCGCGGCCGGACCGGAGGAGCCGGGCGGAAGCCCCGTGGTCCAGGTTCAGTCCCTGGTGAAGGAGTTCAAGCTGCGCGGCCAGCGTGGATCGATGGTGAAAGCCCTGGACGATGTGTCCTTCAGCGTCCAGAAGGGAACCACCACCGCCGTCGTTGGGGAATCAGGGTCAGGCAAAACAACGGTTGCCCGTATCCTGCTGGGTTTGGAGACTCCCACCAGCGGCGAGGCCCTGGTGAGCGGGCAGTCCATTTCGGCGGCCAGCGGACCGGAACGGCGGAAGCTGCGGCGCATGGTGCAGCCCGTGTTCCAGGATCCCTACGGATCCCTGGACCCGACCTACAGCATTGAGCGGCTGATCGATGAACCGCTGCGCATCTTCGGCATTGGCGACCGGGTCAGCCGCCGCAACCGGGTGGCCGAGCTGCTGGACCAGGTGGCCCTGCCGCGCGGAATTGCCCAGCGGCGCCCCAACGAGCTCTCCGGCGGTCAACGCCAGCGGGTGGCCATTGCCCGGGCCCTGGCACCGGAACCGGAACTGCTCATCTGCGACGAGGCGGTGTCCGCGCTGGATGTGCTTGTCCAGGACCAAATCCTGTCCCTGCTGGCGGACCTGCAGGACAGACTTGGCCTGACCTATCTGTTCATCACCCATGACCTCGCAGTGGTGCGGCAAATTGCACATAATGTAGTAGTCATGAAGACCGGAAAAGTCATTGAAAGCGGTACCGCGGACCAGGTTTTCCTGGCCCCGCAGCAGGACTACACCTCCGAGCTGCTCAGCGCGATTCCAGGAGCGGCATTTGCCCGCTGA
- a CDS encoding gamma-glutamyltransferase family protein: MSASTHWLATASAQAVLERGGNAFDAAAAAAFVLHVVEPHLNGPGGDMTGVFVTADNPSEPVVLMGQGVAPAAATPEHYRSEGLELVPGAGALAAAVPAAVDAWLMLLRDHGTWELTDVLAFAVGYARNGHPVAGRVGTTITSVADLFTEHWPTSAALWMPDGRIPADGEVIRNEAYAAVLDRLAAAGSAEATREERIDAARREWREGFVAQAAVEFLSVPHRHSSGSDHAGIMTLADFAAGSASYEPALTYEFRGHTIAKTGPWGQGPALLQTLAILAGFEDEYLDPSTELGAHTILEAQKLAIADREAYYGDADVPMDYLLSEEYAAQRRALITDQASHEFRPGAVPGHTPFLPPLRTEYFAPALAGQGAFAGVGEPTVMPTGETRGDTCHVDVVDQWGNMVSATPSGGWLQSSPTIPELGFCLGSRLQMTWLEEGAPSTLAAGKRPRTTLTPTLVLKDGKPVTALGSPGGDQQDQWQLLYLLRTLVGGYSPQQAVDAPALHTTSIPGSFYPRTWTPGGAVVEDRLGDDVINGLERRGHVVTRAGDWALGRLSSVVSDPETGLLKAAANPRGAQGYAAGR, translated from the coding sequence ATGAGCGCGTCCACGCACTGGCTGGCGACGGCCTCAGCGCAGGCCGTCCTGGAGCGCGGCGGCAACGCCTTCGACGCCGCGGCGGCCGCCGCCTTTGTCCTGCATGTGGTGGAACCCCACCTGAACGGACCGGGCGGGGACATGACCGGAGTCTTCGTGACCGCCGACAATCCATCTGAACCGGTGGTCCTGATGGGCCAGGGTGTGGCGCCGGCGGCGGCAACGCCTGAGCACTACCGTTCGGAGGGCCTGGAACTGGTGCCCGGCGCCGGCGCCCTGGCAGCCGCCGTGCCCGCCGCCGTCGACGCATGGCTGATGCTGCTGCGGGACCACGGCACCTGGGAGCTGACCGATGTGCTCGCGTTCGCCGTCGGCTACGCCCGCAACGGCCATCCCGTGGCGGGCCGGGTGGGAACCACCATCACCTCCGTGGCCGACCTCTTTACCGAGCACTGGCCCACATCGGCCGCCCTGTGGATGCCGGACGGACGGATTCCGGCGGACGGGGAAGTCATCCGCAACGAGGCCTACGCAGCCGTGCTGGACCGGCTGGCGGCAGCCGGATCTGCGGAAGCAACCCGTGAAGAGCGCATTGATGCGGCACGCCGTGAATGGCGTGAGGGATTCGTGGCGCAGGCCGCCGTGGAGTTCCTGTCCGTTCCGCACCGGCACTCCTCCGGCTCGGACCACGCCGGGATCATGACCCTGGCGGACTTCGCTGCCGGCAGCGCAAGCTATGAACCGGCCCTCACCTACGAGTTCCGGGGACACACCATCGCCAAGACCGGCCCCTGGGGACAGGGACCGGCACTGCTGCAGACGCTGGCGATCCTGGCCGGCTTCGAGGACGAATATCTGGACCCGTCCACCGAACTGGGGGCCCACACCATCCTGGAAGCCCAGAAACTGGCGATCGCGGACCGCGAGGCCTACTACGGCGACGCCGACGTGCCCATGGACTACCTGCTCAGCGAGGAATACGCCGCACAGCGCCGCGCACTGATCACCGATCAGGCATCGCACGAATTCCGGCCCGGGGCGGTTCCGGGCCACACACCGTTCCTTCCGCCGCTGCGCACCGAGTACTTTGCGCCGGCCCTGGCCGGACAGGGAGCCTTCGCCGGTGTGGGCGAACCAACGGTGATGCCCACGGGGGAAACCCGGGGCGACACCTGCCACGTGGACGTCGTGGACCAGTGGGGCAACATGGTCTCGGCAACGCCGTCGGGCGGCTGGCTGCAGTCCTCGCCGACCATCCCTGAACTGGGGTTCTGCCTGGGATCGCGCCTGCAAATGACCTGGCTGGAAGAGGGCGCTCCGTCAACGCTCGCGGCCGGGAAACGGCCGCGCACCACCCTGACCCCCACTTTGGTGCTCAAGGACGGCAAGCCTGTGACCGCCCTGGGGTCCCCGGGCGGCGACCAGCAGGACCAGTGGCAGCTGCTGTATCTGCTCCGCACGCTCGTGGGCGGCTATTCGCCGCAGCAGGCTGTGGACGCGCCCGCCCTGCACACCACCTCCATCCCCGGTTCCTTCTATCCGCGCACGTGGACGCCCGGCGGCGCGGTGGTGGAGGACCGGCTGGGAGATGACGTCATTAACGGGCTGGAACGCCGCGGCCATGTTGTCACACGCGCCGGAGACTGGGCGCTTGGACGCCTGTCCTCGGTGGTCAGCGACCCCGAAACCGGCCTGTTGAAGGCCGCCGCCAACCCACGAGGAGCGCAGGGATATGCAGCAGGACGCTAA
- a CDS encoding ABC transporter permease yields the protein MTVTETVLPPTPQGADQGLGSGRGRVLKSLLHNPLGLTGGILLALVVAAGLLAPVLAPYSPSQVHFETPFQKPGTIGFLLGTDDLGRDILSRLLFGIRASLQVGALSVALAVVIGTPLGLLAGYWRWLDGIISRLTDVTLAFPFLIIAVGLAAISGPSLTNAAVALGIAQVPTMIRVVRGETLRIKESDFVLGAKSMDASGLRIIFSHVLPNAASAIIVQATVIMPVAVIGEALLSFLGLGIQPPTPSLGIMLSDAQQYIFRSPTAAIFPGLAIAAICLSFNLFGDALRDALDPTNSSRK from the coding sequence ATGACCGTTACCGAGACTGTCCTGCCCCCCACCCCGCAGGGCGCCGACCAGGGCCTGGGGTCCGGACGCGGAAGGGTCCTGAAATCCCTGCTGCACAACCCCCTGGGCCTGACCGGTGGAATCCTGCTGGCGCTCGTCGTCGCCGCCGGGCTGCTGGCTCCGGTCCTGGCGCCATACAGTCCGTCCCAGGTGCACTTCGAAACACCCTTCCAGAAGCCCGGCACCATCGGGTTCCTCCTGGGCACCGATGACCTGGGCCGCGACATCCTGTCCCGGCTGCTGTTCGGCATCCGGGCATCCCTCCAAGTGGGAGCGCTGTCCGTGGCCCTGGCCGTGGTGATCGGCACTCCGCTCGGGCTGCTGGCCGGTTACTGGCGGTGGCTGGACGGCATCATCTCGCGCCTGACCGACGTGACGCTGGCGTTTCCCTTCCTCATCATCGCCGTCGGGCTCGCTGCCATCAGCGGTCCCAGCCTCACCAACGCCGCCGTCGCCCTGGGCATTGCCCAGGTCCCGACAATGATCCGGGTGGTGCGCGGCGAAACGCTGAGGATCAAGGAAAGCGACTTTGTGCTCGGCGCCAAGAGCATGGACGCGTCCGGGCTGAGGATCATCTTCTCCCATGTGCTTCCCAACGCCGCCTCAGCCATCATCGTGCAGGCCACGGTGATCATGCCGGTGGCGGTGATCGGGGAAGCCCTGCTGTCCTTCCTGGGGCTGGGCATCCAGCCGCCCACCCCCAGCCTGGGGATCATGCTCTCGGACGCCCAGCAGTACATCTTCCGTTCACCCACCGCAGCCATCTTCCCCGGGCTGGCCATCGCTGCCATCTGTCTCTCGTTCAACCTCTTCGGGGACGCCCTGCGTGATGCCCTCGACCCCACCAACTCGAGCCGAAAGTGA
- a CDS encoding ABC transporter permease, protein MIRYLGTRLWQSAVTLILASLVIFFGVRQLPGDPALAMAGEEATPEQVEAVREQLGLNESMITQYLKFVGNMFRGDFGNSTRTGTPVTDLIATTLPVTLWLSAYAIVVAVIVGILFGVIAERYRGRWPEWGANGFALIGLSVPNFWLGILAILYLSVNLGWFPASGYVDIAEDPLRGFYYLTLPALILGTGLAAVIMRQTRASMIETMSTDYVRTARAKGLSRGRVLMRYGLRNSLIVVVTIVGLQLGGLISGAVVTERIFALPGFGKLTLDAVFTRDYPVIQAVVLIITVAYIVINLAVDILYSLINPRIRVGGSN, encoded by the coding sequence GTGATCCGCTATCTTGGCACCCGGCTGTGGCAGTCGGCGGTGACGCTGATCCTGGCGTCCCTGGTGATTTTTTTCGGTGTCCGGCAGCTGCCCGGGGACCCGGCCCTGGCCATGGCGGGGGAGGAAGCAACCCCCGAGCAGGTGGAGGCCGTCCGTGAACAGCTGGGCCTGAACGAATCCATGATCACCCAGTACCTGAAGTTCGTGGGGAACATGTTCCGCGGCGATTTCGGCAACTCCACCAGGACCGGAACACCCGTGACGGACCTGATCGCCACCACCCTGCCGGTCACCCTGTGGCTGTCCGCCTACGCCATCGTCGTGGCCGTGATCGTGGGCATCCTCTTCGGAGTTATCGCCGAACGCTACCGGGGCCGCTGGCCGGAATGGGGTGCCAACGGCTTCGCCCTTATTGGCCTGTCCGTTCCCAACTTCTGGCTTGGGATCCTGGCCATCCTTTACCTGTCAGTGAACCTGGGTTGGTTCCCGGCATCCGGTTACGTGGACATTGCCGAAGATCCGCTGCGCGGGTTCTACTACCTGACCCTGCCGGCGCTGATCCTCGGGACCGGGCTGGCGGCGGTGATTATGCGTCAAACCCGGGCTTCCATGATCGAGACCATGAGCACCGATTATGTCCGGACCGCCCGCGCCAAAGGCCTGAGCCGCGGCCGGGTCCTGATGCGGTACGGCCTGCGCAACTCACTGATCGTGGTGGTGACCATTGTCGGACTCCAGCTGGGCGGGTTGATCTCCGGGGCTGTGGTGACGGAGCGGATCTTCGCCTTGCCCGGCTTCGGCAAGCTCACCCTGGACGCGGTGTTCACCCGTGACTATCCCGTCATCCAGGCCGTGGTGCTGATCATCACCGTGGCCTACATTGTCATCAACCTGGCGGTGGACATCCTGTACTCCCTGATCAATCCGCGTATCCGAGTCGGAGGAAGCAACTGA
- a CDS encoding ABC transporter substrate-binding protein: protein MAPIFSPSPSKGRPGGRSLPAAAAAVLALGLTACAPIQALEPAPERENVPSVELEGKTVVDGGNLVMALSAEPDRLDPTTSSSLYTRYVMQTMCQKLYDIDAEGTLVPQLATSLPDISPDGLTVSIPLRSDAVFADGTPFNAEAARITLDRHLNLEGSTRKGELGPISNIAAVEDNVLRISYEKPFAPLTAALADRAGMMLSPAALEQAGDAFGDHPVCVGPFKFKERVPQTSISVERDPLYYDAESVHLDSIDYRIMTDANIRAANLRSGDVQVADTISPQDVDALVKEKGLGVLQIGSLGYQALTVNIGNVDGTGEPPGTIDTPLAMDPAVRTALSMSIDREALVNTVFNSWYEPACSPISPDSPYASAMSGDCVEFDPEGARRLLEETGVQLPYPITLQVTNSPDTLRYAQALQAAVAEGGFELTIQPVEYSTLLDVQTRGDFDSLQLGWSGRIDPHGNMSNFLKTGGGNNYSGYSNPEVDRLLTEAAQTNDMETRTRLYGEVVKQVHVDNPILYLYRVRSLTGYTDNVAGIATYPDGVVRLGGAAFVEEEG from the coding sequence ATGGCACCCATTTTCTCCCCGAGCCCATCGAAGGGCAGGCCTGGCGGCCGCTCGCTGCCAGCTGCCGCGGCCGCAGTTCTCGCGCTCGGCCTGACGGCTTGCGCGCCCATCCAGGCGCTGGAGCCCGCACCGGAACGTGAAAACGTTCCGTCCGTCGAGCTTGAAGGAAAGACCGTTGTCGACGGCGGAAACCTGGTGATGGCGCTGTCCGCTGAACCGGACAGGCTTGACCCCACCACGTCATCTTCCCTCTATACGCGCTATGTCATGCAGACCATGTGCCAAAAGCTCTACGACATCGACGCCGAAGGCACCCTTGTTCCGCAGCTGGCAACTTCGCTGCCGGATATTTCCCCCGATGGACTCACCGTCAGCATCCCGCTGCGCTCCGACGCTGTCTTTGCGGACGGCACGCCATTCAACGCTGAAGCCGCCCGCATTACTCTCGACCGTCACCTGAACCTGGAGGGCTCCACCCGTAAGGGCGAGCTCGGTCCGATCAGCAACATCGCCGCGGTCGAAGACAACGTGCTCCGGATCAGCTACGAAAAGCCGTTTGCGCCGCTGACCGCAGCACTGGCGGACAGAGCCGGCATGATGCTGTCGCCTGCCGCGCTGGAGCAGGCCGGTGATGCCTTCGGCGACCACCCGGTTTGTGTTGGACCCTTCAAGTTCAAGGAACGCGTCCCGCAGACCAGCATCAGCGTCGAGCGTGATCCGCTGTATTACGACGCAGAGAGCGTTCATCTGGACAGCATTGACTACCGCATCATGACCGACGCCAACATCCGCGCCGCAAACCTCCGCTCCGGGGACGTACAGGTGGCGGACACCATTTCTCCCCAGGACGTGGATGCCCTCGTGAAGGAGAAAGGGCTGGGCGTGCTGCAAATCGGTTCGCTGGGGTACCAGGCGCTTACGGTGAACATCGGCAACGTGGACGGCACCGGCGAGCCGCCGGGAACCATCGACACGCCGCTGGCCATGGATCCGGCTGTCCGGACGGCACTGTCCATGTCGATCGACCGCGAGGCCCTGGTCAACACTGTGTTCAACAGCTGGTACGAGCCGGCATGCTCGCCCATTTCCCCGGACAGTCCCTACGCCTCGGCCATGAGCGGGGACTGTGTTGAGTTTGATCCGGAAGGGGCGCGCCGGCTGCTGGAGGAAACCGGAGTCCAGCTGCCGTATCCAATCACCCTGCAGGTGACCAACTCGCCGGACACGCTGCGCTACGCACAGGCGCTGCAGGCCGCGGTGGCCGAGGGTGGATTTGAGCTGACCATCCAGCCGGTGGAGTACTCCACCCTCCTGGATGTGCAGACCCGGGGAGACTTCGACTCACTGCAGCTGGGATGGTCCGGCCGCATCGATCCGCACGGCAACATGTCCAACTTCCTCAAAACCGGCGGCGGCAACAATTACTCGGGGTATTCCAACCCGGAGGTGGACAGACTGCTCACTGAGGCCGCCCAGACCAATGACATGGAGACCCGGACCCGCCTTTACGGCGAGGTGGTGAAACAGGTCCACGTGGACAATCCCATTCTGTATCTGTACCGGGTGCGCAGCCTCACCGGTTACACCGACAACGTCGCCGGCATCGCCACCTATCCCGACGGCGTGGTCCGGCTTGGCGGCGCTGCATTCGTGGAAGAGGAGGGCTAG
- a CDS encoding YoaK family protein, with the protein MKRLNAVPTDRVHLWLMLALTFSTGVVDAVGYLGLDRVFTGNMTGNVVLLGMAFAGGSDLPILRPALALVFFMLGAALAGRMLRKGPEGWSGRTSIALTVVAGGLTALAIFVAVADVQGNEILGSITTSTMAAVMGVQAATAKRLKVAEITTVVVTSTITGLASDSRLAGGQSKFWQRRALAIGLILAGALAGAAALKVDLWLGLAISAALSIAVAVAGYVRHHRERGADVTTGAAGAEAG; encoded by the coding sequence GTGAAGCGATTGAATGCGGTGCCCACCGACCGCGTCCACCTGTGGCTGATGCTGGCACTGACGTTCTCCACCGGAGTTGTTGACGCCGTGGGCTATCTCGGCCTTGACCGGGTCTTCACCGGAAACATGACGGGAAACGTCGTCCTCCTGGGCATGGCCTTTGCCGGCGGGTCGGACCTGCCAATCCTGCGGCCCGCCCTGGCACTGGTCTTCTTCATGCTCGGCGCGGCACTGGCCGGACGCATGCTGCGCAAGGGACCGGAGGGCTGGTCCGGGCGGACCTCCATCGCCTTGACCGTGGTGGCCGGCGGACTGACCGCGCTGGCAATCTTCGTGGCCGTGGCCGACGTCCAGGGCAACGAAATCCTCGGCAGCATCACCACATCCACCATGGCAGCGGTCATGGGTGTTCAGGCAGCCACCGCCAAACGGCTGAAGGTAGCCGAGATAACCACCGTGGTGGTCACCTCCACCATCACCGGCCTGGCTTCCGATTCCAGGCTCGCCGGCGGCCAGAGCAAGTTCTGGCAGCGGCGTGCACTGGCCATTGGGCTGATCCTGGCCGGAGCCCTCGCCGGGGCTGCCGCGCTGAAGGTCGACCTGTGGCTGGGGCTGGCCATCTCGGCCGCGCTGTCCATCGCTGTGGCAGTGGCAGGCTACGTGCGGCACCACCGCGAGCGCGGAGCGGACGTAACCACAGGTGCCGCCGGGGCCGAGGCAGGATAG
- a CDS encoding GNAT family protein — translation MPSQDVANWTPVHTDRLILRRPEGSDEAAALDLHTDPRTNIHHPAPRTVTRASSARIFHEIGLHWYRHGFGVWAVSTRDDPQSLIGFTGLSHRLVQSRPALNLYYRYVPEVWGQGYATEGAREAVRLAEKLLPGLPVIAYTTADNIGSQHTALAAGLTRREDLDVDRGSYRDIYLARGWYTDPLQPSPPSAI, via the coding sequence ATGCCATCACAGGACGTTGCCAACTGGACGCCGGTCCACACCGACCGGCTGATCCTGCGGCGGCCGGAGGGATCCGACGAAGCCGCCGCCCTGGACCTGCATACGGACCCCCGGACCAATATTCATCACCCGGCCCCGCGCACCGTGACCCGGGCGTCCTCGGCGAGGATCTTCCATGAGATTGGGCTGCACTGGTACCGCCACGGCTTCGGTGTGTGGGCCGTTTCCACGCGCGATGACCCGCAGTCGCTCATTGGTTTCACCGGGCTGTCGCACCGGCTTGTCCAGTCCCGCCCGGCCCTGAACTTGTACTACCGCTACGTCCCGGAGGTATGGGGTCAGGGGTACGCAACGGAAGGCGCCAGGGAAGCGGTCCGGCTTGCGGAAAAGCTGCTTCCGGGACTGCCGGTCATCGCGTACACCACCGCGGACAACATTGGCTCCCAGCACACGGCGCTGGCCGCCGGGCTGACCCGCCGCGAGGACCTCGACGTGGACCGCGGCTCCTACCGGGACATTTACCTGGCCCGCGGCTGGTACACCGACCCGCTCCAGCCCTCGCCGCCGTCAGCTATTTAG
- a CDS encoding L-lactate permease, which translates to MESFTPSTDAVAGSITLSALLALVPLLVFFLLLALAKAKAYVAGAWALLSALLIAVLGFGMPAGLVLLSATQGAAFGLFPVVWIIVMAVWLYQVTVLSGRFEDLRRVFDAVGGGDLRVQAILVAFCFGGLLEALAGFGAPVAITVTMLLALGIAPVRAATAVLVANTAPVAFGALAIPITTAANLTNYTGEEIASVVGRQTPLLAFFIPLVLLFILDGARGLRDCWPVALVTGVVFSITQFLCSNYFSYELTDIVASLIAMVVAVGFLRLWHPRNGEEAGARMKTELAAARASGWTPSGSGSSSIGTAESDTAADRLTPGRAWMALFPYVTVIVIFGVVNLWRWGVDIPEALARTNIKIPWPVLHDALLDSSGQRQSSTIYNFEWLISPGTLLLISGLIVALVYSRFTDGGRYPLAMGTAVAEIGRTAVRMSSAAMTILAVLALAYVMNFSGQTVSIGTWLAGTGAFFAFLSPVLGWIGTAVTGSDTSANALFAKLQETAGAQAGIDPKLMVAANTGGGVMGKLISPQNLAIGAAAVNMSGQESVLFRKVLGWSVGLLLILCVIVFLQSTPVLGWMLP; encoded by the coding sequence ATGGAGAGCTTCACTCCTTCCACCGACGCGGTAGCCGGCAGCATCACGCTGTCCGCACTGCTGGCCCTCGTCCCCCTGCTCGTGTTTTTCCTGCTGCTGGCACTGGCCAAAGCCAAGGCCTATGTGGCCGGGGCATGGGCGCTGCTGTCCGCTCTGCTCATCGCGGTCCTTGGTTTCGGCATGCCGGCTGGGCTGGTGCTGCTGTCGGCCACGCAGGGCGCTGCCTTCGGCCTCTTTCCGGTTGTCTGGATCATTGTCATGGCCGTGTGGCTGTATCAGGTCACCGTGCTCAGCGGACGGTTCGAGGATCTGCGCCGGGTGTTCGACGCCGTGGGTGGCGGAGACCTGCGCGTCCAGGCCATCCTGGTGGCCTTTTGCTTCGGCGGCCTGTTGGAGGCCCTGGCCGGTTTCGGCGCACCGGTGGCCATCACGGTGACCATGCTGCTGGCGCTGGGGATTGCCCCTGTCCGGGCGGCAACCGCGGTGCTGGTGGCCAACACCGCACCGGTCGCGTTCGGCGCGCTGGCCATTCCCATCACCACCGCCGCCAACCTCACCAACTACACCGGGGAGGAAATCGCTTCCGTAGTGGGACGACAGACACCGCTGCTGGCCTTCTTCATTCCGCTGGTGCTGCTGTTCATCCTGGACGGGGCCCGGGGGCTGCGGGACTGCTGGCCGGTAGCCCTGGTCACCGGCGTCGTCTTCTCCATCACCCAGTTCCTGTGCTCAAACTATTTCTCCTACGAGCTCACGGACATCGTGGCGTCGCTCATCGCCATGGTTGTGGCGGTGGGCTTCCTGCGCCTCTGGCACCCCCGCAACGGGGAGGAAGCCGGCGCCCGAATGAAAACCGAACTCGCGGCGGCCCGGGCCTCGGGCTGGACGCCGTCGGGGTCCGGCTCCTCCAGTATCGGCACCGCGGAAAGCGACACGGCTGCGGACCGGCTCACGCCCGGCCGCGCCTGGATGGCCCTCTTTCCCTATGTGACGGTGATTGTCATCTTTGGCGTGGTGAACCTGTGGCGGTGGGGCGTGGACATCCCCGAAGCCCTGGCCCGGACCAACATCAAGATTCCCTGGCCGGTGCTTCACGATGCCCTGCTGGACAGCAGCGGACAGCGGCAGTCCTCCACCATCTACAACTTCGAATGGCTGATCAGTCCGGGCACCCTGCTGCTGATCAGCGGCCTGATTGTGGCACTGGTGTACTCGCGGTTCACTGACGGAGGACGGTATCCGCTGGCCATGGGAACCGCCGTCGCGGAAATTGGCCGCACCGCGGTCCGGATGAGCTCGGCCGCCATGACCATCCTTGCGGTGCTGGCACTGGCCTACGTCATGAACTTCTCCGGACAAACGGTTTCCATCGGCACCTGGCTTGCCGGCACCGGCGCCTTCTTCGCGTTCCTCTCCCCCGTTCTGGGTTGGATCGGCACCGCCGTCACCGGCTCGGATACCTCCGCCAACGCCCTTTTCGCCAAGCTGCAGGAAACGGCCGGCGCTCAGGCCGGCATTGATCCCAAGCTGATGGTGGCAGCAAACACCGGCGGCGGGGTGATGGGCAAGCTGATCAGCCCGCAGAACCTGGCCATCGGTGCAGCGGCCGTGAACATGAGCGGGCAGGAGTCCGTCCTGTTCCGCAAAGTCCTGGGCTGGAGCGTTGGCCTGCTGCTGATCCTGTGTGTGATCGTCTTCCTGCAGTCCACACCGGTGCTGGGCTGGATGCTTCCGTAG